In Gemmatimonadota bacterium, the DNA window TCCAGCGCGAGCCCGACTTCGGCGTAACCAGCGTGAACTACGATCTGGACGACCTGCTGTCCCGCGCAGGCGAGCCGTCGTGACGACGCCCGAAGAGTTCGTCCGCATCATGGATGCGCCCGAGGGCTCCCGGCTGGAGTTCAAGGAGGCCAGGAACCGCTACGAGTTCGACGACCTCGTGCGCTACTGCGTGGCGTTGGCCAACGAAGGCGGCGGCAAGATCATCCTCGGC includes these proteins:
- a CDS encoding ATP-binding protein; this encodes MDAPEGSRLEFKEARNRYEFDDLVRYCVALANEGGGKIILGVTNRRPRRVLGTSAFAEPGRTETGVFERILCFG